One genomic region from Anabaena sp. PCC 7108 encodes:
- a CDS encoding malic enzyme-like NAD(P)-binding protein: MKNLTPNSSFSVTLRLQIPNRVGMLASVTQAIAATGGNLGQIDLIEQTRQESIRDVTVDAASTEHAETIVQGVKILPDIKVISVYDRTFNLHRGGKISIVSRIPLRSVSDLAMAYTPGVGRICTAIAQNPEEVYNLTIKNNTIAIVTDGSAVLGLGNLGPEAALPVMEGKAMLFKEFAGLDAFPICLDTQDTDEIVKAVKNIAPVFGGVNLEDIAAPRCFEIEKRLRAELNIPIFHDDQHGTAIVTLAALFNSLKLVQKSIADIRIVINGAGAAGVAIARLLRKAGAEHIWMCDSKGIISTTRTDLTPEKLEFAVKAQGTLAGAVQGADVFIGVSAPGVLTPEMVQGMTKDAIVFAMANPIPEIQPELAPKNVAVMATGRSDYPNQINNVLAFPGVFRGALDCRASTITTTMCLEAASAIASLVKPADLNREHIIPSVFDKRVANAVAAAVQQAAREEGIAQS; this comes from the coding sequence ATGAAAAATCTAACTCCTAATTCTAGTTTCAGTGTTACCCTGCGTTTGCAAATTCCCAATCGGGTGGGGATGTTAGCATCTGTAACACAGGCCATTGCCGCTACTGGTGGTAATCTAGGACAAATTGATTTAATTGAGCAAACCCGCCAAGAATCTATACGTGATGTTACGGTTGATGCAGCTAGTACCGAACACGCGGAAACAATTGTTCAAGGTGTAAAAATATTACCAGATATTAAAGTAATCAGTGTTTATGACCGCACCTTTAATTTACATCGGGGTGGCAAAATCAGTATTGTTAGTAGAATTCCTTTAAGAAGTGTTTCTGACTTAGCAATGGCTTACACTCCCGGAGTCGGTCGGATTTGTACAGCGATCGCTCAAAATCCAGAGGAAGTGTACAACCTGACTATCAAAAACAACACCATAGCGATTGTCACTGATGGTAGTGCTGTCTTGGGTTTGGGTAATTTGGGACCTGAAGCAGCTTTACCTGTGATGGAAGGGAAAGCCATGCTGTTTAAGGAATTTGCTGGACTGGATGCTTTTCCCATCTGTCTGGATACTCAAGATACAGATGAGATTGTCAAAGCTGTCAAAAACATCGCCCCGGTATTTGGTGGTGTGAATTTGGAAGATATCGCTGCACCGCGCTGTTTTGAAATTGAAAAAAGACTGCGAGCAGAATTAAATATCCCGATTTTTCATGATGATCAACATGGGACAGCAATTGTCACTTTGGCGGCATTGTTTAATTCTCTAAAACTTGTGCAAAAATCTATTGCAGATATACGCATTGTGATTAATGGTGCAGGTGCGGCTGGGGTAGCGATCGCTCGTTTACTCCGCAAAGCTGGAGCAGAACACATCTGGATGTGCGATTCTAAGGGGATTATATCCACTACTCGTACAGATTTAACCCCAGAAAAACTGGAATTTGCCGTTAAAGCCCAAGGAACTTTAGCCGGTGCAGTCCAAGGTGCAGATGTGTTTATCGGTGTCAGCGCACCGGGAGTTTTGACACCAGAAATGGTACAAGGCATGACGAAAGATGCAATTGTGTTTGCAATGGCTAATCCCATTCCCGAAATTCAACCAGAATTAGCCCCTAAAAATGTCGCTGTCATGGCTACGGGTCGGAGTGACTACCCCAACCAAATTAATAACGTCCTGGCGTTTCCTGGGGTGTTTCGTGGGGCTTTAGATTGTCGGGCTAGTACGATTACTACTACTATGTGTTTAGAAGCTGCCAGTGCGATCGCTTCTTTGGTCAAACCGGCGGATTTGAATCGGGAACATATTATTCCTTCTGTCTTTGACAAGCGTGTTGCTAATGCTGTAGCTGCTGCTGTTCAACAAGCCGCACGGGAAGAAGGTATTGCTCAAAGTTAG
- a CDS encoding type II toxin-antitoxin system VapC family toxin produces MAIKSILLDTNAYTAFKRNQNEAVTIIANVDIIAINSIIFGELLGGFALGNKPEINRYELDKFMQSPRVKIFPVDEKTSEYYALIYSQLRKKGKPIPTNDIWIASTAIQHDLILFTYDSDFENIDNLKLGSCLADFI; encoded by the coding sequence ATGGCAATAAAATCAATCTTACTAGATACTAATGCTTATACTGCTTTTAAACGTAATCAAAATGAAGCAGTTACAATAATTGCAAATGTAGATATTATTGCCATCAATTCTATCATCTTTGGAGAATTACTAGGAGGTTTTGCATTAGGAAATAAACCAGAAATTAATCGTTATGAATTAGATAAATTCATGCAATCTCCTAGAGTTAAAATATTTCCTGTAGATGAGAAAACATCAGAATATTATGCTCTCATTTATTCTCAATTACGAAAAAAAGGAAAACCTATACCTACTAATGATATTTGGATTGCATCTACAGCAATTCAACATGATTTAATTTTATTTACCTATGATAGTGATTTTGAAAATATAGACAATTTAAAATTAGGTAGTTGTTTAGCAGATTTTATTTAG